From the genome of Caldisalinibacter kiritimatiensis:
TTATAAACCGAACATATGTTCGTGTCAATGGATAAAACTGCCCTTTAGCTACTAGCTATTAGCTATTAGCTTAAAAATAGAAAAAAATATACAAAATAATGTACTAAAAAACGTAAGAGAAAAGCAAAAATTAAAAATAGGCCACAATAAATTGTGACCTACAATTTTACATTTTCAATCTAACTCTAGTTGAGGGACGTGGCGTCCCTCAACAACAAATGCTAAAAAACTTGTGCAAAAACATAAATTCAGTTGCCATTTTACACTAATCATTTACACATAAAATTTATTTAATTATCTGTCTTCTATCACGTATTAATTTACGTCACTTTTTACATCTACTCGTACGTCTTTTTTTACGTTTATCATTTATTTGATGCTTCATTTTCTCCAAATTATTATGTGTATGAACGTTTTTTATTCTTATCCATATATTGTTTTTACTTCATAGATGCTATTACTTTTGATAACTCATTTATGCTTTGAGTTAAATTATTCAGTTTCCCTTCTATTCTTACTAATAAATATACGGAAACCGCTATTGGAAAACCCAAGTTAGCAATATGAGTATATATCTCTTCCATAAACACACCTCCTGAAAAAATTTGGAAAACTGCTTTTAGCTATTCGCTTTTCGCCATTGACTATAAAGCTACTAACAAACAAATACTTTCACGTCTTATTTCACGTTATCTTATACGTTTGTTAATAGAAAAAGCCGGAGCTTGTCCGGCTTTTTTCTATAAAGTCAATTCTGTCACATCTGTAGTAATTATCCTTGCTCCAGCTATATTAACTAAATCACCACCTGAAGAATTAAAG
Proteins encoded in this window:
- a CDS encoding YvrJ family protein, translating into MEEIYTHIANLGFPIAVSVYLLVRIEGKLNNLTQSINELSKVIASMK